The Astyanax mexicanus isolate ESR-SI-001 chromosome 6, AstMex3_surface, whole genome shotgun sequence region ggCAGTTTCGGCTACAGTCTGAATGTAACTACtgagccatttaaggtggaacggaaaaatcgATTAAAAATCAGATTTAGTTAAAGTGTGTTATTTCAGGGGGGGTGGGTGAAAACACTGTCCTCAGAACAGCACTGGGAGATTAATTGAATTCACTtgattaactaaattaatttgacgaactaaattaatttgattaattgaattactgttttaatgtggttTCCAAAATGTAACATCTTTAAACACAGATAAAACCTTCCAGACTTTATGAAAGTATCTAAATTGGCTTCAGGAAACCtgtaaataactatttttttcttaaaatgaatgaatgaattaatgaataactGCCATAGACTTCAAAATTACACATCACTTTTTTCAGACATTTACTATACCAGCCTTTTTATGACAAATATGTAACCTTAATGAAGCAAAAAACAATAACAGTCTCTTCCACTACCAAACTACATCTTAAACACTGTATGTGCCTAAACAGAAACAGGCACAATAATgtaattttcaacattttaattttgttgaccaaaaaccatcaaaaagTTGTCATTcactttattctttcttttatttcccttttttgcTACAATTGGACCCATTTACTTCTACCGTCTTACACCTCTCTCATCCAAATGAGATAAGTGAGATAAACCAGCCTGTCTACATTTgcttataattaattataattaacgCCGCTTCCTGTGAGGGCTGGTATATGTAGGCGGGATCACATAGCTcaacagaccaatcacagctgctgcagtCTGCGGCAAATGCCACATAGGCTTTGCCATAGTCTAAGGCAAGGGGAACATGGGGTGGTCAAAGGTCTCCAAGGAaggaaatgtgttttttgttatGAGACTCATTAGAATAGATTTTAAGATCTGTAGCTCTGCTGTTTCTTACTAGTAAATATTTAATGTCTGTTATCTGAAATGGGAGATTCTATTAGTAAAAACGGCATTAGAAAGGTCTGTAATGCCGCGATTTTGTATTTACAGGATCCTAATggaggtggtggagaaactgatTGCCGTGTCTGTGGACGTCATTCTGGCACTCTCAGCACTAAACGCTGCATTTCACCTGTTTAAGGTAAAACTCCTACAGAAGAATGTATGATAATTAATCACTGACCCAGATTTAGTCCATCAGCCTACGCGTCTTGAATGCATTGTGTGCTACTTTAATTTACAGGAGATGCTAGGTTAACACTGCTAACAAGTAATTTATGTTATATCATTAGTATGTTTTTGTTGAGTTATTTAAAActactttttcattatttcagagCTTCCACTTCAATTAGCCTCACTCCTGAATCTCAGGGGTCTTCAATGGTTCTTCTTTAAAGACTCAAAAAACACATGTATATGGTTAAGTAgttcatttctttcattcttcAGATCGGTGGGAAGACCTTTGTAGATGGTTCCATGTTATATATAGCATTAAACAGCTCTATTTCAGTAACATACAGAATCTTTAGGACAGAGGTATTTTAAGTAAAATCTATAAAAAGATACGCTACAGAACATCATAATGCCTAACCTGCATGTTGAATTATCATACaatcacaatacaatatactTAACACATCTCTACCTCTACCTAACTTATACATCTCTAcctgatgattaaaaaaaaaaagcaattattggcAGGTACCGATGTGATTTCTATATCATTGTGCATCCATGCTTAACTAAATCTTCATTTAGATAAAATGTAAAGAGAAAAcaatgctttaaatgtaaaaatgggaTATTGGTGTGGTGTTATGTGGTGTTCTGCGTGCATCTAGGACTGTGtgatgcagccgtctgccaatggtgctggcactaacagatATGACTAATAGAGAGCATCGCTGCTTGCTAAAGAGGGTGCTGATGCACCTTCTACTGACTTCAGggaatgatctctctctctttctctctgcaggatCACAGAGCTCCATCCGTAGGTTTCCTCCTCGTGGCATGTTCCTCTGCGCTGGCAGTTCTTCCTTTATCTGCCCCATCTCTCACAGCTGCCCAGAAGGATCTGGAATGGGCCGCCGAAGCTCTTGGTCCGGTTCTGTCCGCATTCGGGTTCCTGTGGCTCAGCCAGGACTGCTCCACCGCCTTTGTGCTTCTGCTTGGCTCCGCCCTTCTCCCACTGCTTGCTGATTGGCTGTCGGCAGACGGGTTGGTGGTCATGTCGCGCTGCGTGGGGTTATCGGCGCTCTCCTGCTCGCTGACCGTCTGCCTGTTCGCTGGAAATGCCCCCGGAGTGGTGGGCAGTGTGGCCCTCAGCCTGCCTGCTCTAGTGGCCCCCAGGGTCAGAGGTGCTGCCTTGGGCTCGATCACATCCCCACGGGCTGCCGGGGGGCTTCTGCGGTGGCTCCTCAAAGCCACTATGGCTGGAGGCTGCTGGACAACAAAGATGGCTCTGAAGAAATTCCTGCATGATCTGAAAGGCTGGGATTAAAGGGATGCTTTTATATTATCCTCATAAACTTACTTTTAGCTTGGAGCTACGAGGCTGATTTAGTTTACATAATGGCAGCTTATGTACaccagttagcatgatgctaaaaaaaaagaaaaagctatgGGAGGTGTGCTTGCCTAATTCACTGGCCTGTATGTATTTGATAATGTTTATTCGACCTTAAATGATAACACTGTTACCTTCTATCACTGAAAGCCTAAAATCAGCTTGATCATGTTCTCACAGCTCAACTTTAACCATCCACCAGGGTGGTTTAGGTGAAAGCAGTGCTTCTGTATTTATTAGGT contains the following coding sequences:
- the LOC103038511 gene encoding uncharacterized protein LOC103038511; this encodes MEVVEKLIAVSVDVILALSALNAAFHLFKDHRAPSVGFLLVACSSALAVLPLSAPSLTAAQKDLEWAAEALGPVLSAFGFLWLSQDCSTAFVLLLGSALLPLLADWLSADGLVVMSRCVGLSALSCSLTVCLFAGNAPGVVGSVALSLPALVAPRVRGAALGSITSPRAAGGLLRWLLKATMAGGCWTTKMALKKFLHDLKGWD